The following proteins are co-located in the Leptospira weilii genome:
- a CDS encoding aminopeptidase has translation MLEPKFNSTRSKNKSKSKIKAGLGRTLILMTLCFALENCVGYLWHLGTGQLDILLKRQSIQSILQDTSTKKELKIKLQQVETFREYGTKELALNPSSGFKSFVELDRKEIGWHVAACYPLKLESYTWWFPIAGTVPYKGYFDLEKAKEEEKKLKEKGFDTRIRITSGYSTLGWFEDPIFSSQLNDKEPYEVASLVFHEMAHATVYFPGDSLFNESYASFVEEEGTFHFLESVEGKESPIKKEILLKKIESQKFKKLLISTADNLQKLYVSKSSDREKLEGKKRILNEFKDVLLSTKEEFKTIHTERLASKNWNNEDFVGYLRYHSGSDFFRKEFEKADRNFTKFHERMRSLIDLSNEERKKLLQSNSLYTE, from the coding sequence ATGCTAGAACCTAAATTCAATTCCACTCGTTCGAAGAACAAGTCTAAATCGAAAATCAAAGCCGGACTCGGAAGAACCTTAATCTTAATGACTCTTTGTTTTGCTCTTGAAAATTGTGTGGGGTATCTTTGGCATTTAGGAACCGGACAACTCGACATTTTACTGAAACGACAATCGATCCAATCGATTCTTCAAGATACGAGCACAAAGAAAGAATTAAAAATCAAACTGCAACAAGTCGAAACGTTTCGAGAATACGGAACCAAAGAATTGGCCCTGAATCCGTCCTCAGGATTTAAAAGTTTCGTAGAGTTGGATCGAAAGGAAATCGGTTGGCACGTCGCCGCCTGTTATCCTCTTAAATTAGAATCCTATACGTGGTGGTTTCCGATTGCGGGAACAGTTCCTTATAAAGGTTACTTCGATTTGGAAAAAGCGAAAGAAGAAGAAAAAAAGCTCAAAGAAAAAGGATTCGACACGAGGATCAGAATCACCTCCGGCTATTCCACTCTCGGTTGGTTTGAGGATCCGATTTTTTCCTCCCAACTAAACGATAAGGAACCTTACGAAGTCGCCTCTCTCGTGTTTCACGAAATGGCGCACGCCACGGTTTATTTTCCGGGAGATTCCCTATTTAACGAAAGTTATGCGAGCTTCGTCGAAGAAGAAGGAACTTTCCATTTTCTGGAATCCGTGGAAGGAAAAGAAAGCCCGATCAAAAAGGAAATTCTTCTTAAAAAGATAGAATCACAGAAATTTAAAAAACTTTTGATTTCCACCGCGGACAATCTGCAAAAATTATACGTTTCTAAAAGCAGCGATCGGGAAAAACTAGAGGGCAAGAAGCGCATCTTGAACGAATTCAAAGACGTTCTTCTTTCCACCAAAGAAGAATTCAAAACGATTCATACGGAAAGGCTCGCTTCTAAAAACTGGAATAACGAGGATTTTGTGGGTTATCTAAGATATCATTCCGGTTCCGACTTTTTTCGAAAAGAGTTCGAAAAAGCGGACCGTAATTTCACAAAGTTCCACGAAAGGATGAGATCCCTTATCGATCTTTCGAACGAGGAACGAAAAAAATTACTTCAATCCAATTCGTTATACACGGAGTAG
- a CDS encoding S1C family serine protease has protein sequence MKFIRSLPKVVVFNGILLIVLTLVLIFPKDCSLSSLFSDKRPISSDKQKSAIEIQNSFRNVYHFARDSVVSIRTKKSESITSPYHYFDFKSERPASFGSGFFVHEKGYIVTNYHVIEDSESIEVITSNGSVHAAKYVGSHERADIALLKIREGSGLRPVVFGDSDQIEVGDWAIAIGSPFGLERSFSVGVVSAKYREDLDETGQTHIQIDSMINPGSSGGPLLNIYGEVIGINRLIRSETGKNSGIGFAIPSNYALKIIRMIESNQGRHIRPAILGVMATIPLPDHRIALGIPGSWTGILVYDMEPQSSAELGGMKRYDFILEANGVPVKNINDLREQVGIVGLGGKIKLRIYREKSTLELLVKLIQK, from the coding sequence ATGAAATTTATACGTTCACTCCCAAAGGTAGTCGTTTTTAACGGAATTCTTCTCATTGTTCTAACGTTGGTTCTGATTTTTCCGAAGGATTGTTCGCTGTCTTCTCTTTTCTCCGATAAGAGACCGATCAGCTCCGACAAACAAAAGTCTGCGATTGAAATTCAGAATTCGTTTCGAAACGTTTATCATTTCGCGAGGGATTCCGTGGTTTCCATTCGAACGAAAAAAAGCGAATCGATAACAAGTCCGTATCATTACTTTGATTTTAAGAGCGAAAGACCGGCTTCTTTCGGAAGCGGATTTTTCGTTCACGAAAAAGGTTATATCGTTACGAACTATCATGTGATCGAAGATTCGGAAAGCATCGAAGTGATCACTTCCAACGGGAGTGTTCACGCCGCAAAGTATGTCGGAAGTCATGAACGCGCTGATATCGCGCTTTTGAAAATCAGAGAAGGATCGGGATTGCGCCCGGTCGTATTCGGAGATTCGGATCAAATCGAAGTTGGAGATTGGGCGATCGCGATTGGTTCGCCCTTCGGTTTGGAGCGTTCGTTTAGTGTGGGCGTCGTTTCCGCGAAATATAGGGAAGATTTGGACGAGACCGGACAGACTCACATTCAAATCGACAGCATGATCAATCCCGGAAGTAGCGGCGGGCCGCTTTTAAACATATACGGAGAGGTGATCGGAATCAATCGATTGATCCGAAGCGAAACGGGAAAAAACTCGGGAATCGGTTTCGCGATTCCGAGTAACTATGCGCTGAAAATCATCAGAATGATCGAATCCAATCAGGGTAGACATATTCGTCCTGCGATTCTCGGAGTGATGGCGACGATTCCGCTTCCGGATCACAGAATCGCACTGGGAATTCCCGGTTCTTGGACGGGAATACTAGTTTATGATATGGAGCCTCAGTCTTCGGCTGAACTTGGAGGAATGAAACGTTACGACTTTATTCTGGAGGCAAACGGAGTTCCGGTCAAAAATATTAATGATCTGCGCGAACAAGTTGGAATAGTGGGACTTGGGGGCAAGATCAAGCTCCGTATCTATCGAGAAAAATCGACTCTGGAACTTCTGGTGAAGTTGATTCAAAAATAA
- a CDS encoding pyridoxal phosphate-dependent aminotransferase, which translates to MRRNIVHSGADALIYEIRQIVAVAKKLEALGLQITYENIGDPILKGESIPDWMKEIVSNLVMKDKSWAYTATQGYEPTRKFLAQKVNERGGAQITADDLLFFNGLGDAVAKIFGFMRREARVLGPSPAYSTISSAEAAHSGYEHLTYNLLPEHNWMPDLEDMENKVRYNDSIAGILLINPDNPTGAVYDKILMKKIVSICEKYDLMLICDETYAHVNYSDHGPLHLSEVIGDKVPGMALRSISKEFPWPGGRCGWLEIFNKEKDPVFSRYIKSLLDAKMLEVCSTTLPQMAIPEVYSHPDFISHLKRRNEKFKKRARAATEYFSGLKGVKVVEPKGAFYLTVAFDDDVLDSSMKLNVENKKADEFIQPLLTSAANDRRFVYYLLASTGICVVPLSAFCTLKDGFRVTLLEESEEKFDWIYRTLRDRIGEYIASV; encoded by the coding sequence ATGAGAAGGAACATCGTTCACAGCGGAGCAGACGCTCTGATCTATGAAATCAGACAGATCGTAGCCGTCGCGAAAAAATTGGAGGCTTTGGGTCTTCAGATCACTTATGAAAATATAGGAGATCCGATTCTCAAAGGAGAATCTATTCCTGATTGGATGAAAGAAATTGTTTCCAATCTTGTGATGAAAGATAAGTCTTGGGCCTATACCGCGACGCAAGGCTACGAGCCTACCCGTAAATTCCTCGCCCAAAAAGTGAACGAAAGAGGAGGAGCGCAGATCACTGCGGACGATCTTCTATTTTTCAACGGATTGGGAGATGCCGTCGCAAAAATATTCGGTTTTATGCGAAGGGAAGCCCGAGTTTTAGGACCGAGTCCCGCGTATTCCACCATTTCTTCCGCCGAGGCGGCACATAGCGGATATGAACACCTAACGTATAATCTTCTACCGGAACATAATTGGATGCCGGATTTGGAGGATATGGAAAACAAAGTGCGTTATAACGATTCCATAGCGGGAATTTTACTCATAAATCCGGACAACCCTACCGGCGCAGTGTATGATAAAATTCTTATGAAGAAGATCGTATCGATCTGCGAAAAATACGATCTTATGCTGATTTGCGACGAGACATACGCGCACGTGAACTATTCCGATCACGGACCTCTGCATCTTTCGGAGGTCATAGGAGATAAGGTGCCGGGAATGGCGCTCCGGTCCATTTCAAAAGAGTTTCCTTGGCCGGGGGGACGTTGCGGATGGCTTGAGATCTTTAACAAAGAAAAGGATCCTGTTTTTAGCCGTTACATAAAATCGTTATTAGACGCAAAAATGCTCGAAGTATGCTCGACCACGCTGCCTCAGATGGCGATACCCGAAGTATATTCCCATCCGGATTTTATTTCACATTTAAAAAGAAGGAACGAAAAGTTTAAAAAACGCGCACGCGCTGCAACGGAATACTTTTCCGGGTTAAAAGGCGTAAAGGTAGTGGAGCCTAAGGGAGCGTTTTATCTCACGGTTGCTTTTGACGACGATGTTTTGGATTCCTCCATGAAGTTGAACGTGGAGAACAAAAAAGCCGACGAGTTCATCCAACCGCTATTGACATCCGCCGCAAACGACAGAAGATTTGTGTATTATCTATTGGCTTCCACTGGGATTTGTGTTGTACCTTTGTCTGCGTTTTGTACGCTAAAGGACGGATTTCGCGTAACGTTGCTCGAAGAAAGCGAAGAAAAGTTCGATTGGATCTACAGGACACTTCGGGATAGAATCGGCGAGTATATCGCTTCCGTCTAA
- the murI gene encoding glutamate racemase, which produces MKGPLKIGLMDSGMGGLSVLKGILKYDAELEVVYYGDLKNSPYGEREASEILELVRDVCKQLKEEDVNAILLACNTATSAAAQTLRREFSIPIFGMEPAIKPAILQNPGKKIALLATPVTQREEKLQRLKAELGAGELILPVSCPGLAGLVDKGEFDEAEKYLRPILKKLQEENVENLVLGCTHYIFLKHIILKNFPNVRIYDGNSGTITHLLNSLQVPQRVSNWNSSSGSVYKLILNSDEEFHFRLATELLQSESKF; this is translated from the coding sequence TTGAAAGGGCCGTTAAAGATCGGATTGATGGATTCCGGAATGGGCGGTTTGTCCGTGCTTAAGGGAATTCTGAAATACGATGCGGAACTGGAGGTCGTATATTACGGAGATCTAAAGAACAGTCCTTACGGAGAAAGGGAAGCCTCTGAAATTCTGGAACTTGTACGAGACGTTTGCAAACAATTGAAGGAAGAAGACGTGAACGCGATTCTGCTCGCTTGTAATACGGCTACGTCCGCCGCCGCACAAACTCTCAGAAGGGAGTTTTCTATTCCTATTTTCGGGATGGAACCGGCGATTAAACCGGCGATATTGCAGAATCCCGGAAAAAAAATCGCGCTCCTGGCAACTCCGGTCACGCAAAGAGAGGAAAAATTACAGAGGCTCAAAGCGGAATTGGGAGCGGGGGAATTGATTCTTCCCGTTTCCTGTCCCGGTCTAGCCGGATTGGTGGATAAGGGGGAATTTGACGAGGCGGAAAAATATCTTCGACCTATTTTGAAAAAACTCCAGGAGGAAAATGTGGAAAACCTCGTCCTCGGGTGTACACATTATATTTTTCTAAAACATATAATCCTAAAAAACTTTCCGAATGTGAGGATTTACGACGGAAATTCGGGGACAATAACACATCTCTTGAATTCTTTACAAGTTCCTCAAAGAGTTTCGAATTGGAATTCGTCTTCTGGGTCCGTTTACAAGCTTATTTTAAACAGCGATGAGGAATTTCACTTTCGATTAGCGACTGAACTTTTGCAATCCGAGAGCAAGTTCTAA
- the lsa19 gene encoding adhesin Lsa19, with protein MGVFMIRLLSTIAILFFFIVCKPKALESSDAVVTFLKGKAFILETGKELFPLANVTEKQSVKTDSDAVLDLTSKLGSFRLLGGSTATLAALNADSASFQVSEGNVLIKASKLTKGQSLLVDTPTVVAAVRGTQFWGRVNGKDETGTFAVREGAVEIIRKSDNAKVLIEAGQAVDLKPGDRDLKTRAAAKEELAAMEQIDQMK; from the coding sequence ATCGGAGTATTTATGATTCGCTTACTGAGCACGATCGCGATTTTATTCTTTTTCATCGTTTGTAAACCTAAGGCTCTCGAAAGCTCGGACGCAGTCGTAACCTTTCTCAAAGGAAAGGCTTTCATATTGGAGACTGGCAAGGAGCTTTTTCCGCTTGCAAACGTGACTGAAAAACAATCCGTCAAAACGGATTCGGATGCGGTTTTGGATCTCACTTCCAAACTTGGCAGTTTTCGTTTATTAGGCGGAAGCACGGCGACTTTAGCCGCTCTCAATGCAGACAGTGCTTCTTTTCAGGTTTCTGAAGGAAACGTTCTCATCAAAGCAAGTAAACTCACGAAAGGCCAGAGTCTGCTTGTCGACACACCTACCGTAGTGGCGGCAGTTCGCGGAACTCAATTTTGGGGGAGAGTGAACGGTAAAGACGAGACCGGAACGTTTGCGGTTCGGGAAGGGGCCGTTGAAATTATTCGTAAATCCGATAATGCCAAAGTTTTGATCGAAGCGGGACAGGCCGTAGATTTAAAGCCGGGCGATAGGGATCTGAAAACGAGAGCCGCCGCCAAAGAAGAATTGGCCGCAATGGAGCAGATTGACCAGATGAAATAA
- the purM gene encoding phosphoribosylformylglycinamidine cyclo-ligase: MEEKITYKSVGVDTEKGREFVQKIKRNVESTHGPRVLGGLGGFAGAYDVSILKKYNQPVLLSGTDGVGTKIELARLLNTFDTIGIDLVAMCVNDILVCGGEPLFFLDYIACGRLDIEKMDRIVAGIVHGCKLSNASLLGGETAEHPGTMKEDEFDLAGFVVGVVERDLMIDGSMIRSGDRILGLESSGPHSNGFSLIRKLLLKDGKHLPSDPEQVKFLKDYALKPTRIYVQSILKLLQKVPVKGMVHITGGGYQENVPRVLPKGFQAKFYKDKIPSGYFFEKIKRDYKLDELELFGTFNMGIGYMLIVSEEHVDIAEEFLESTGESVHRIGEIVSGNREEVRFV; encoded by the coding sequence ATGGAAGAAAAGATCACATACAAAAGTGTCGGTGTGGATACGGAAAAGGGAAGAGAGTTCGTACAAAAAATCAAACGAAACGTGGAATCTACTCATGGCCCCAGAGTTCTCGGCGGTCTCGGCGGTTTTGCGGGAGCTTACGACGTAAGTATCCTAAAAAAATACAACCAACCCGTTCTTCTGTCCGGTACCGACGGTGTCGGAACAAAAATAGAACTTGCACGATTGTTGAACACTTTCGACACGATCGGAATTGATTTGGTTGCAATGTGTGTGAACGACATTCTCGTTTGCGGCGGGGAACCTCTTTTCTTTTTGGATTATATAGCATGCGGAAGGTTGGATATTGAGAAGATGGATCGAATCGTTGCCGGAATCGTTCATGGATGCAAGTTGTCTAACGCGTCTTTGCTTGGGGGAGAGACTGCGGAGCATCCCGGAACGATGAAGGAAGACGAGTTTGATCTTGCCGGTTTTGTGGTGGGTGTGGTCGAAAGGGATTTGATGATAGATGGTTCCATGATACGGTCGGGAGATCGGATTTTGGGGCTCGAATCCAGTGGACCTCATAGCAACGGTTTTTCTCTCATTCGTAAGCTCCTATTAAAAGACGGAAAACATCTTCCATCCGATCCCGAACAAGTGAAGTTCTTAAAGGACTATGCTCTCAAGCCGACTCGAATTTACGTTCAAAGCATATTAAAACTTTTGCAAAAGGTTCCGGTCAAAGGAATGGTACACATTACCGGAGGCGGATATCAGGAAAATGTTCCAAGGGTTCTTCCGAAAGGATTTCAGGCAAAATTCTATAAGGACAAAATTCCTTCCGGATATTTTTTCGAGAAGATTAAAAGGGATTATAAACTCGACGAATTGGAACTATTCGGAACGTTTAATATGGGAATCGGTTATATGCTGATCGTCTCCGAAGAGCACGTCGATATTGCCGAAGAATTTTTAGAATCCACGGGAGAGTCCGTCCACAGAATCGGAGAGATCGTTTCCGGTAATCGGGAAGAGGTTCGATTCGTCTAA
- a CDS encoding sensor domain-containing diguanylate cyclase gives MNFKKEYDLEKLVNNSIDLLSIVDLEGKVLLVNPAFERTLGWKEEELVGRNPFHLLHPEDKEITFQEFEKLNQGLPTFSFQNRYICADGNYKYFTWTASPDLNSGLIYVTGKDISEMIESNRKISQLAAELKVANDKLFEQASTDPLTKLKNRRAFSEDLNRLIHLAQNQGTSLSLLMIDVDFFKDYNDNFGHPAGDKVLIEIALLLTRTLRKCDVLARYGGEEFIIALPNASQTDSIEITERLIQAIREFSWEKRSITISIGISTLTFPLGGALPIEDNACLTNLIESADRALYASKTEGRDRFTHFTEIHSSDRLNLSSFQ, from the coding sequence ATGAACTTTAAAAAAGAATACGATCTTGAAAAACTCGTGAATAATTCTATAGATCTACTGTCAATAGTAGACTTAGAAGGCAAAGTTCTATTAGTAAATCCTGCTTTCGAACGAACTCTAGGTTGGAAAGAAGAGGAATTGGTTGGAAGAAACCCATTTCACTTGCTCCATCCCGAGGATAAGGAAATTACTTTTCAGGAATTCGAAAAATTAAACCAAGGCTTGCCGACTTTCTCTTTCCAAAATCGTTATATTTGTGCGGATGGAAACTATAAATATTTTACCTGGACGGCCTCTCCTGATCTTAATTCCGGTTTAATTTATGTGACTGGAAAGGATATCAGCGAAATGATCGAATCCAATCGCAAAATCAGTCAACTTGCGGCCGAACTCAAAGTCGCAAACGATAAGTTGTTTGAACAGGCCTCTACAGATCCGTTGACAAAACTCAAGAACAGAAGAGCTTTCAGCGAAGATTTGAATCGTCTGATTCACCTCGCGCAAAATCAGGGAACTTCCCTTTCTTTGTTGATGATTGATGTCGACTTTTTCAAAGACTATAACGACAATTTTGGCCATCCGGCGGGAGACAAGGTTCTCATTGAAATCGCCCTCTTACTCACTAGAACCTTACGCAAATGCGACGTTCTGGCAAGATACGGCGGTGAGGAATTCATTATCGCCTTACCAAATGCTTCGCAAACGGATTCCATAGAAATCACAGAAAGATTGATTCAAGCCATCAGAGAATTTTCTTGGGAAAAAAGATCCATTACCATCAGTATCGGCATTTCAACCCTTACTTTTCCTCTCGGAGGAGCCCTTCCGATCGAAGACAATGCCTGCTTGACAAATCTGATCGAATCCGCAGATCGTGCGTTATACGCATCAAAAACGGAAGGACGTGACAGGTTTACCCATTTTACCGAAATTCATTCTTCCGATAGATTGAACCTTTCCTCTTTCCAGTAA
- the pyk gene encoding pyruvate kinase: protein MKIPNWKKTKIVCTIGPASSSEETVLSMLKAGMDIARMNFSHGTHDSHKRVYDTLRKCEQTSGFPLGIMADLQGPKIRTGKLKLNSILLHKNQEIQIVPDADFQGDEHTIGCTYPNLIQDIKEGDKILIDDGKLVLKVIFKKPDSAILKVIVGGILWSNKGINLPGTPISAPALSEKDVEDLKFALSLGVDYVALSFVRTAADLELARSSLQGTYTGLIAKIERPEAIKNIEEIIERADGIMIARGDLGVEIETEKVPILQKELIHKLNQAGKPVITATQMLESMIENPRPTRAEASDVANAVMDGTDAVMLSAESASGHYPLESVEIMSKIIQETETINHIYEIHWNIKKTFLESERTALGNAAREIAHGIHAKAIVNFTRSGYSALITSEMRPKVPIYSFTPFVTTARKMKLYRGVIPFVMPFFTRLEDMIAYMNQKLKEDEFLFPGDKIVILSGAPGTTVRSVDFLQIYQIH from the coding sequence ATGAAAATCCCGAACTGGAAAAAAACCAAAATCGTTTGTACCATCGGTCCTGCCTCTTCTTCCGAAGAGACCGTCCTTTCCATGCTCAAAGCGGGAATGGATATCGCTCGAATGAATTTCTCACACGGAACTCACGATTCTCACAAAAGAGTTTACGATACGTTACGCAAATGCGAACAAACCTCCGGTTTTCCATTGGGAATCATGGCCGACTTGCAAGGTCCGAAAATTCGAACCGGAAAATTAAAACTCAATTCCATTTTACTCCATAAAAATCAAGAGATTCAAATTGTCCCCGACGCGGATTTCCAAGGCGACGAACATACGATCGGCTGCACCTATCCAAATCTAATTCAAGATATCAAAGAAGGAGATAAGATTCTCATCGACGACGGTAAGCTAGTACTGAAAGTCATTTTTAAAAAGCCGGACTCCGCAATTTTAAAAGTGATCGTGGGCGGCATATTATGGAGTAACAAAGGAATTAATCTTCCCGGAACTCCGATCTCCGCTCCCGCTCTTTCCGAAAAGGACGTAGAAGATTTGAAATTTGCACTTTCTCTCGGAGTGGACTACGTTGCGCTTAGTTTCGTTCGAACGGCTGCAGATTTGGAATTGGCCAGATCTTCATTGCAAGGAACCTACACCGGATTGATCGCAAAAATTGAAAGACCGGAAGCGATCAAAAACATAGAAGAAATCATAGAACGCGCGGACGGAATCATGATTGCAAGAGGGGATCTTGGGGTCGAGATCGAAACGGAAAAAGTCCCGATCCTTCAGAAGGAACTCATCCACAAGCTCAATCAAGCGGGCAAACCGGTGATCACGGCGACACAAATGTTGGAATCAATGATCGAAAATCCGAGACCGACCCGCGCCGAAGCGAGCGACGTCGCAAACGCAGTGATGGACGGAACAGACGCAGTGATGCTCTCTGCGGAATCCGCAAGCGGTCATTATCCGTTGGAATCGGTAGAGATCATGTCGAAGATCATTCAAGAAACGGAAACCATCAACCATATCTACGAAATCCACTGGAATATTAAGAAGACATTCTTAGAATCCGAAAGAACCGCTTTAGGAAATGCCGCGAGAGAAATCGCTCACGGAATTCACGCAAAAGCGATCGTTAATTTTACAAGAAGCGGCTATTCCGCTTTGATCACTTCGGAAATGAGACCGAAGGTTCCGATCTATTCGTTCACTCCGTTTGTCACCACAGCAAGAAAGATGAAACTCTATCGAGGTGTGATACCTTTCGTAATGCCTTTTTTTACAAGGTTGGAAGATATGATCGCATACATGAACCAAAAACTCAAAGAGGATGAATTCCTCTTTCCGGGAGACAAGATTGTGATTCTTTCCGGCGCTCCGGGAACCACAGTACGTAGCGTCGACTTTTTACAGATTTATCAAATCCACTGA
- a CDS encoding histone deacetylase produces the protein MEKQLERIGLVYHPDYNIDLGPHIFPARKYQMIYDLVKQDRKLASLYVYKPEPARDKDLALVHTKEFLKDFFSLKITERTQYSELPLTKQIVQSFVLAVGGTILATELTGKYKFVYHIGGGFHHSMPDRAEGFCYLNDAAIAVKLYQKAYPGRKILFIDLDLHQGNGNSVIFQEDSNVFTFSMHQENLYPKKEKSGLDIPLEEGTDDGKYLELLLESLRKIESDFKPDLIFYIAGADPFEGDSLGDLKLTLQGLRKRDKIVRDFVRTLDVPAVILPAGGYAKDFYDTVTIHYNTIKVFATD, from the coding sequence TTGGAGAAGCAGCTAGAACGAATTGGTTTGGTTTATCATCCAGATTATAACATAGATCTGGGACCTCATATATTTCCGGCAAGGAAGTACCAAATGATTTACGATCTTGTAAAGCAAGATCGTAAACTCGCAAGTCTTTATGTATACAAGCCCGAGCCTGCTAGGGATAAAGATTTGGCATTGGTTCATACTAAGGAATTTTTAAAGGACTTTTTTTCTCTCAAAATCACCGAAAGAACCCAATATTCGGAGCTTCCGCTTACGAAACAAATCGTTCAAAGTTTTGTTTTAGCGGTGGGAGGCACGATACTCGCCACCGAACTGACCGGGAAATACAAGTTCGTTTATCATATTGGCGGCGGTTTTCATCACAGTATGCCCGATCGGGCGGAAGGATTTTGCTATTTGAACGACGCGGCGATCGCGGTTAAATTGTATCAAAAGGCATATCCTGGCAGAAAAATTCTCTTTATCGATTTGGATCTTCACCAAGGCAACGGAAATTCCGTTATATTTCAGGAAGACTCGAACGTGTTTACGTTTTCCATGCATCAGGAAAATTTGTATCCTAAAAAAGAGAAGTCGGGACTTGACATCCCTCTTGAAGAAGGAACGGACGACGGAAAGTATCTGGAACTTTTGTTGGAATCTCTGCGCAAGATCGAATCCGATTTCAAACCGGATTTGATTTTTTATATCGCCGGGGCCGATCCGTTCGAAGGAGATTCCCTCGGTGATTTAAAACTCACGCTTCAAGGGCTACGAAAGAGGGATAAGATTGTCAGAGACTTTGTCCGTACGTTAGACGTTCCTGCCGTGATTCTTCCGGCGGGAGGATATGCAAAGGACTTTTACGATACGGTGACGATTCACTACAACACAATCAAAGTGTTTGCGACCGATTGA
- a CDS encoding PP2C family protein-serine/threonine phosphatase produces the protein MLGFSLRPEIIILDDDRDVGETLELILNKLGYQSVFFDSVEQGKQYFERELNPIVFLDIHMPGTSGLEILPYFKSLDPKTQVIMMTGERDINNVVTSLTHKASDFLLKPFSIQTVQIAIQKAYDYYVILKEKDLREEVIMRDLRLASRVQGKIFSIPDLSPYKVEADVTPVSFVSGDFNVILKKEKSILLLLGDVEDHGVTSGLIALLMTTLAREEFKNSHDPSVILKRMNQELCLNIGTHSMTAACVIFFPSEKKLVYARGGHPFPVHFHKEGFSFLNEKSGQLMGIVEDLDFPSYETNFEDKDVIFLFSDGIINNLNHPLIEELNRIHKSGQDSVKGMKNALDDFVRSSIPLKEYRDDSSYILLEIH, from the coding sequence ATGTTGGGATTTTCCTTAAGACCAGAAATTATCATTCTCGACGACGACAGGGACGTCGGAGAAACCCTCGAACTCATCCTGAATAAGCTAGGATATCAGAGCGTATTTTTCGATTCCGTAGAGCAGGGAAAACAATACTTTGAAAGGGAATTAAACCCGATCGTTTTTCTCGATATTCATATGCCGGGCACGAGCGGTCTTGAAATCCTTCCCTACTTTAAAAGTTTAGACCCAAAAACTCAGGTGATCATGATGACCGGAGAAAGGGATATCAACAACGTGGTCACGTCTCTTACGCACAAAGCGAGCGACTTTTTGCTCAAACCTTTTTCGATTCAAACGGTTCAGATAGCTATTCAAAAAGCATATGATTATTATGTTATTCTAAAGGAAAAAGATCTGCGTGAAGAGGTTATCATGCGGGATCTTCGTCTCGCTTCCAGGGTTCAGGGAAAAATCTTTTCGATTCCCGATCTGAGTCCGTACAAAGTGGAAGCGGACGTGACTCCGGTTTCCTTCGTAAGTGGGGATTTTAACGTGATTCTTAAAAAGGAAAAGTCGATCCTTTTGCTTTTGGGGGATGTGGAAGATCACGGCGTCACTTCCGGGCTCATTGCGCTTCTGATGACAACTCTCGCTAGAGAAGAGTTTAAAAATTCGCATGACCCGTCCGTTATTCTCAAAAGGATGAACCAAGAACTTTGTTTGAACATCGGGACCCACAGTATGACCGCCGCCTGTGTGATTTTTTTTCCGAGCGAAAAGAAGCTGGTTTATGCCAGGGGAGGACACCCTTTTCCGGTTCATTTTCACAAAGAGGGTTTTTCATTCTTAAATGAAAAGTCGGGCCAACTAATGGGCATTGTGGAAGACTTGGATTTTCCGAGTTACGAAACGAACTTCGAGGATAAGGATGTGATCTTTCTTTTTTCCGATGGGATTATAAACAATCTCAATCATCCCTTGATCGAAGAATTGAATCGGATCCACAAGTCGGGTCAGGACTCCGTTAAAGGTATGAAAAATGCTTTGGACGATTTTGTCCGTTCTTCGATTCCTTTGAAAGAATATAGGGACGATTCTTCTTATATTCTTTTAGAGATTCATTGA